Proteins from a genomic interval of Niabella soli DSM 19437:
- a CDS encoding endonuclease/exonuclease/phosphatase family protein, with product MRGSLSRLLLLIVLQIAVLIPCGATVPGDPGAIKFMTYNVHHCNPPSKPGVIDVAAIARVIKKENPDIIALQEIDVNTGRSGKINQAALLAEKAGYHAFHFSKTIDFDGGEYGIMILSRYPLSDMETHKLPTDPATGGEPRVLSVATATLPNGKKIRVASVHLDFKGKTNSKLQMTEVNKILGKEKLPVIIGGDFNATENSETIGLLDAAFTRTCKHCAFTIEEGKGKMAIDFIAYKPGTAFSVIKHQVIDETYASDHLPVMAELKIH from the coding sequence ATGAGAGGATCACTGAGTCGATTACTGCTTTTGATAGTATTACAGATTGCTGTTCTTATTCCCTGTGGCGCCACTGTTCCCGGAGATCCCGGTGCTATAAAGTTTATGACCTACAATGTCCATCATTGTAATCCTCCGTCAAAGCCAGGTGTAATTGATGTAGCAGCCATTGCCCGGGTTATTAAAAAAGAAAACCCTGATATCATTGCCCTGCAGGAAATTGACGTAAATACCGGTCGCTCCGGCAAAATAAACCAGGCAGCGTTATTAGCAGAAAAAGCGGGGTACCATGCGTTTCATTTTTCCAAAACAATTGATTTTGATGGCGGCGAATACGGGATCATGATCCTTTCCAGGTATCCACTATCGGATATGGAAACACATAAACTGCCTACCGACCCGGCAACCGGGGGAGAACCGCGCGTTTTATCCGTGGCAACGGCAACCTTACCCAATGGAAAAAAGATCCGCGTAGCCAGCGTGCATCTGGATTTTAAGGGAAAAACAAATAGCAAACTGCAAATGACCGAAGTGAATAAGATCTTAGGGAAAGAAAAGCTCCCGGTGATCATCGGGGGGGATTTTAATGCTACAGAAAACAGCGAAACCATTGGTTTGCTGGATGCGGCATTTACCCGCACCTGTAAGCACTGTGCTTTTACGATTGAAGAAGGAAAGGGAAAAATGGCTATAGACTTTATAGCCTACAAACCAGGCACAGCATTTTCGGTGATAAAGCATCAGGTGATCGATGAAACCTACGCGTCTGATCACCTGCCGGTTATGGCTGAATTGAAAATTCATTAG
- a CDS encoding aldose 1-epimerase family protein, with product MPDVYELKNQYINIAVASHGAELQSITDVTNGQEYMWSGDPAVWGKHSPVLFPIVGALKDNTYFFNGKAYNLNRHGFARDMDFSLSDRQPDQLVFSLKSSAATLKNYPFPFELTISYRLSEKSVQVTYAVKNSGDGDMWFSIGGHPAFKLPLFTGDAYVEYHLEFEQPETTGRWPIAAGGLIAAMPAPFLENKQRLDLDKSLFAKDALVLKHLRSEQIAVVSNKTGKGFLFSWKDFPFFGIWAASGADFICLEPWCGIADGVNSSQDITQKEGINRLAPGKHFERSWAVTINN from the coding sequence ATGCCGGATGTTTACGAGTTAAAAAATCAATACATTAATATTGCCGTTGCCAGCCATGGTGCAGAACTGCAAAGTATAACGGACGTTACCAATGGCCAGGAATATATGTGGTCCGGCGATCCGGCTGTTTGGGGAAAGCATTCTCCCGTATTGTTCCCGATTGTGGGGGCGTTAAAGGATAATACCTATTTCTTTAACGGTAAGGCCTACAACCTTAACCGGCATGGCTTCGCAAGGGACATGGATTTTTCATTATCGGACCGGCAGCCGGATCAGTTGGTTTTTTCACTGAAGAGTTCGGCGGCTACGTTAAAAAATTACCCGTTCCCTTTTGAATTAACTATAAGCTACCGGCTCAGTGAAAAATCAGTGCAGGTTACTTATGCTGTAAAGAACTCCGGAGACGGGGATATGTGGTTTTCAATTGGCGGGCACCCGGCCTTTAAACTGCCGCTCTTTACTGGTGATGCTTATGTCGAATATCATCTTGAATTTGAACAGCCGGAAACAACAGGGAGATGGCCTATAGCAGCGGGAGGGCTCATTGCTGCGATGCCGGCTCCTTTTTTAGAAAATAAACAGCGGCTGGACCTTGATAAAAGTTTATTTGCAAAAGATGCACTGGTGTTGAAGCACCTGCGATCTGAGCAGATAGCCGTTGTTTCCAACAAAACAGGCAAAGGTTTTTTATTTTCCTGGAAGGACTTTCCTTTTTTTGGGATCTGGGCCGCTTCCGGAGCGGATTTTATTTGCCTGGAACCCTGGTGCGGCATTGCAGACGGTGTCAATTCCAGCCAGGATATTACACAGAAAGAAGGGATCAACCGTTTGGCACCCGGTAAACATTTTGAGCGTAGCTGGGCGGTAACGATCAATAATTGA
- a CDS encoding sulfatase-like hydrolase/transferase: protein MRKIVFVALLLLTLAAYGQSKKDSQKPNIIFILVDDLGYGDVGVFNQNARKAKHDPAVPYLITPSLDKMAANGAVFTQQYANAPVCASSRSSFLTGVTQGNAVVRDNQFDKALEDNYTIANTLKRSGYTTVAIGKWGLQGTATPWPAHPMKRGFDYYFGYMRHSDGHEHYPKEGPYRKPKEVYDAYKNVANDLDKCYTGDLWTARAKQWIIEHSKQKGSEPFFMYLAYDTPHATIELPTQEYPKGAGLNGGVQWLGTPGKMINTATGTIDSWQHPLFRNATYLDKTTGTTKPWMDVDKRYATVVQRLDQEIGDVLQLLKDLKIDQHTLVVFSSDNGPSQESYLKEPYTPQFFDGYGPFDGIKRDLWEGGSRMPVIVQWPGMVQPGKTIALPSLLSDWMPTFLDVAGVTAPARTDGVSLLPTLTGKGNQRPTTVYSEYYFEGQTPKYPEFEKDHAGRIRNQMQMIRLGDWVGVRYDIKKQADNFEIYNVIKDPKEKENQAARMPAVQQEMKDKVLQLRSVNASAPRPYDGELVPPVTTVPAKGIKWALYKDAADWVPEMGSMLPVKTGSIKRPDVAVLKGSGATVVTFRGYIHAPADGAYTFYLASNGKAFFRIHQIPLIDADYHYKKGEERSGRMLLKAGLHPFTLSVKQTEATPELQLLWSSGSFEKKAIDFY, encoded by the coding sequence ATGCGAAAAATAGTTTTCGTTGCCCTTTTATTGTTGACGCTGGCCGCGTATGGCCAGTCAAAAAAGGATTCACAAAAGCCAAATATCATCTTTATCCTGGTGGATGATCTGGGCTATGGGGATGTGGGCGTATTCAATCAAAACGCGCGGAAAGCCAAACACGATCCTGCGGTTCCTTATTTAATTACCCCCTCGCTGGATAAGATGGCCGCGAACGGAGCGGTTTTTACACAACAGTATGCCAATGCTCCGGTATGCGCTTCTTCTCGTTCGTCGTTCCTGACGGGCGTTACACAGGGCAATGCAGTAGTAAGAGATAATCAGTTCGATAAAGCGCTGGAGGATAACTATACCATTGCTAATACCTTAAAGCGATCGGGCTATACCACCGTTGCTATTGGCAAATGGGGCTTACAGGGTACGGCTACTCCATGGCCGGCACACCCTATGAAACGGGGATTTGATTATTATTTCGGGTATATGCGGCACAGCGATGGTCATGAACATTACCCCAAAGAGGGGCCTTACCGGAAGCCAAAGGAAGTATATGATGCCTACAAAAATGTAGCGAACGACCTGGATAAATGTTATACCGGGGATCTGTGGACGGCCAGGGCAAAACAATGGATCATTGAGCACAGTAAACAAAAAGGATCCGAACCTTTTTTCATGTATCTCGCCTATGATACGCCTCATGCAACTATCGAATTACCCACTCAGGAATATCCAAAAGGTGCGGGGCTGAATGGCGGGGTACAATGGCTGGGCACGCCGGGTAAAATGATCAATACCGCAACGGGTACGATCGATTCCTGGCAACACCCGCTGTTCCGGAATGCTACCTATCTGGATAAAACAACCGGAACAACAAAGCCCTGGATGGATGTTGATAAACGATACGCAACGGTGGTGCAACGGCTGGACCAGGAAATCGGGGATGTGCTGCAATTATTAAAAGACCTGAAAATAGATCAGCATACGCTGGTGGTTTTTTCTTCGGATAACGGCCCCTCCCAGGAGTCGTATTTAAAAGAACCGTATACGCCACAGTTTTTCGACGGCTATGGTCCTTTTGATGGTATCAAGCGGGATCTGTGGGAAGGAGGAAGCCGTATGCCGGTAATTGTGCAGTGGCCGGGAATGGTACAACCGGGAAAGACGATAGCGCTTCCCTCGTTATTGTCAGACTGGATGCCTACCTTTTTAGATGTGGCAGGTGTAACAGCTCCTGCACGGACCGATGGCGTTTCGCTGCTGCCGACCCTGACCGGCAAGGGAAACCAACGGCCCACCACGGTCTATTCTGAATATTATTTTGAAGGCCAGACGCCGAAATATCCCGAATTTGAAAAAGATCATGCGGGACGGATCAGGAACCAGATGCAAATGATCCGGCTGGGCGATTGGGTGGGCGTGCGCTATGATATAAAAAAACAGGCAGATAATTTTGAGATCTACAATGTGATCAAAGATCCGAAAGAAAAAGAGAACCAGGCCGCAAGGATGCCCGCGGTACAACAGGAAATGAAAGATAAAGTACTGCAATTACGATCTGTAAATGCAAGTGCTCCCCGCCCTTACGACGGAGAATTGGTTCCTCCTGTTACCACTGTGCCGGCTAAGGGTATAAAGTGGGCTTTGTATAAGGATGCTGCAGACTGGGTACCGGAAATGGGGTCAATGCTACCGGTAAAGACAGGGAGTATAAAACGGCCGGATGTAGCGGTGCTAAAGGGTTCGGGGGCAACTGTTGTTACATTCAGGGGATATATTCATGCGCCGGCAGACGGTGCTTATACTTTTTACCTGGCCTCCAACGGTAAGGCCTTTTTCAGGATACACCAGATCCCTTTAATTGACGCAGATTACCATTATAAGAAAGGGGAGGAACGATCCGGGAGAATGCTGTTAAAGGCGGGATTGCATCCGTTTACACTTTCGGTAAAACAAACGGAAGCTACTCCGGAACTACAACTGCTGTGGAGTTCAGGGAGCTTTGAAAAAAAAGCGATAGATTTTTATTAA
- a CDS encoding TonB-dependent receptor: MMKRFIVITISLLSVFAAAAQEKYTLSGTIRTAKAGETVIGASISVDSAGANTVSNEYGFYSLTLPKGNYVITYSAVGFESVTDTIHLNSNKVQPVVLADHVVDLEAVTVATNTKGRTISGTQMGVEHLNMKEVNTIPMLLGERDILKAIQLLPGIKSAGDGNSGFYVRGGSTDQNLILLDEANVYNASHLMGFFSTFNSDIVKDVTIYKGGMPAQYGGRLSSVLDVKMNEGNNQHYVVSGGIGLISAKLNVEGPIQQDKSSFLVSGRRSYADLFLPLLGDSANKGTRLYFYDLNTKMNYILGKKDRLYLSAYLGRDVLKLEKQFGLDWGNKTGTLRWNHIFNDRVFSNTSLIYSNFNYNIAIDNPNNNLNIFSQIKDLNLKEEIQWYAGSAHALRLGFNSIYHTITPGEITSSGKESYNDLILQNRYAWENAAFATDTWKMSNSFSLTYGLRVSSFAIMGPGDYYRLDAEGNVKDTLRYKKGDLVENYWNLEPRLAAGFKLSSTASIKISYARNAQNMHLISNSATNVPTDKWIASTNNIKPEIADIYSAGWYKNMGNNVYELTVESYYKWLQHQIDYRTGADVYTNNAIESQLLTGIGRAYGIEFLMKKKRGKLTGWLGYTLSKSERKIDGINDGEWYNARQDRTHDIAVVANYQVSKKWNLSANWVYYTGDAVTFPAGKYVIDKQIAFYYTKRNAYRMPAYHRLDLGATLQLKTRHRGFSSELAFSLYNAYGRQNAFVITFQQSDTNPDVTEIVKTSLFRFVPSVSYHFKF, encoded by the coding sequence ATGATGAAACGATTTATTGTGATTACCATATCGCTCCTGAGTGTATTTGCTGCGGCCGCGCAGGAAAAATATACGCTTAGCGGTACCATAAGAACAGCTAAAGCCGGCGAAACCGTTATTGGCGCAAGCATTTCCGTAGACAGTGCCGGTGCGAACACCGTTTCCAACGAATACGGATTTTATTCGCTCACGCTTCCCAAAGGAAATTATGTGATTACCTATTCCGCCGTGGGATTTGAAAGTGTTACTGATACGATCCATTTAAATAGTAATAAAGTGCAACCGGTTGTATTGGCAGATCACGTGGTAGATCTGGAAGCCGTAACCGTAGCCACCAATACTAAAGGAAGAACGATCTCCGGAACCCAAATGGGCGTGGAACATCTGAATATGAAAGAAGTAAACACCATTCCGATGCTGCTGGGGGAGCGGGATATTTTAAAAGCGATCCAGCTATTGCCGGGAATAAAATCAGCAGGGGATGGTAACAGCGGGTTTTATGTAAGGGGCGGATCAACGGATCAGAACCTGATCCTGCTGGATGAAGCAAACGTGTACAATGCGTCGCATCTTATGGGTTTTTTTTCAACATTCAATTCGGACATCGTAAAGGATGTAACCATTTATAAAGGCGGCATGCCGGCCCAGTATGGCGGCCGTTTATCTTCGGTGCTGGATGTAAAGATGAATGAAGGCAACAACCAGCATTATGTGGTGAGCGGCGGGATAGGCCTCATCTCCGCCAAATTAAACGTGGAAGGCCCGATACAACAGGATAAATCATCATTTCTTGTTTCAGGAAGAAGGTCCTATGCCGACCTGTTTTTACCCCTCCTGGGCGATTCTGCCAATAAAGGCACCCGCCTCTACTTTTATGATCTGAATACAAAAATGAATTATATCCTTGGGAAAAAAGACCGGTTGTATCTTTCCGCTTACCTGGGCAGGGATGTGCTGAAACTGGAGAAACAATTTGGACTGGATTGGGGCAACAAGACTGGTACGCTGCGGTGGAATCATATTTTTAATGACCGTGTATTTTCCAATACCTCCCTTATCTATAGTAATTTTAATTATAATATTGCTATTGACAACCCCAATAATAACCTCAATATTTTTTCCCAGATCAAGGACCTGAATTTAAAAGAAGAAATACAGTGGTATGCGGGAAGCGCACATGCACTGCGTTTAGGGTTCAACTCCATTTATCATACCATTACTCCTGGCGAAATAACCAGTTCAGGAAAAGAAAGTTATAATGATTTGATATTACAGAACCGCTACGCATGGGAAAATGCAGCTTTTGCTACGGATACCTGGAAAATGTCAAACAGCTTTAGCCTGACCTATGGTTTGCGGGTATCCTCTTTTGCCATTATGGGGCCTGGAGATTACTACCGCCTGGACGCCGAGGGTAATGTTAAAGACACACTCCGGTACAAAAAAGGTGACCTGGTGGAAAACTATTGGAACCTGGAACCCCGTCTGGCGGCGGGTTTTAAGCTGAGCAGCACTGCATCAATAAAAATTTCCTATGCAAGGAACGCCCAAAATATGCACCTGATCTCTAACTCAGCAACTAATGTGCCTACGGATAAATGGATCGCCAGCACCAATAATATAAAACCGGAGATAGCGGATATCTACTCGGCGGGCTGGTATAAAAATATGGGGAATAATGTGTATGAGCTTACCGTGGAGTCCTATTACAAATGGCTGCAGCACCAGATCGATTACCGGACCGGAGCAGATGTTTATACCAACAATGCCATTGAATCGCAATTATTAACCGGCATCGGCAGGGCTTACGGAATTGAATTTTTGATGAAGAAGAAACGAGGAAAACTAACGGGCTGGCTGGGCTATACGCTTTCCAAATCTGAACGGAAAATTGACGGTATTAATGATGGCGAATGGTACAATGCCCGGCAGGATCGCACGCACGATATTGCGGTAGTGGCCAATTACCAGGTAAGCAAAAAATGGAATTTGTCTGCCAACTGGGTATATTACACCGGGGATGCCGTAACGTTTCCTGCCGGAAAATATGTGATCGACAAGCAGATCGCTTTTTATTACACGAAACGGAATGCCTACCGGATGCCCGCCTATCACCGGCTCGATCTGGGCGCCACCTTGCAGTTAAAAACAAGGCACAGGGGCTTTTCTTCAGAGCTGGCGTTTAGCTTATATAATGCTTACGGCAGACAGAACGCCTTTGTAATTACCTTTCAACAAAGCGATACCAATCCGGATGTTACCGAAATCGTTAAAACATCGCTGTTTCGTTTTGTGCCATCGGTATCCTATCATTTTAAATTTTAA
- the mce gene encoding methylmalonyl-CoA epimerase, with the protein MNPTHIEHIGLAVKNLEESIRYWETIFGLKCYRVEEVADQKVRTAFFRVGATKIELLESTDPAGPIGKFIEKRGEGMHHIAFAVNDVKEALADATEKNIAVIDQVPRSGAEGLEIAFLDPRATYGVLTELCSTPQSEK; encoded by the coding sequence ATGAATCCAACACATATTGAACATATCGGCCTTGCCGTAAAAAATCTGGAGGAGAGCATCCGCTATTGGGAAACGATTTTTGGACTAAAATGTTACCGTGTGGAGGAAGTGGCGGATCAAAAAGTGCGCACAGCATTTTTCCGGGTAGGCGCTACAAAAATTGAGCTGCTGGAATCCACGGATCCCGCTGGCCCCATTGGAAAGTTTATTGAAAAACGAGGCGAGGGGATGCACCATATTGCCTTTGCGGTTAATGATGTAAAGGAGGCGCTGGCAGATGCGACGGAGAAAAATATAGCCGTAATTGATCAAGTGCCCCGTTCGGGTGCGGAAGGATTAGAGATCGCGTTTCTTGATCCGCGCGCTACTTATGGCGTGCTTACCGAGTTATGCTCAACACCCCAATCCGAAAAATGA
- a CDS encoding sulfatase, whose translation MKKAKWFVLILAGLWATITEAQRQPNIIFILADDLGSSELGSYGNTFNETPNLDKLAGEGAKFTQAYSAAPICSPSRAAIMTGQYPARIRITDFLDDNAPRYLDPSKYFTINRALTAAGYHTGIIGKWHLDTRFKDPIGNPKQHGFDEVIGSETKYIADGDYFYPYDKISTFDTGAEGEYLTDRQSSEAASFIQRNKKAPFFLYLTFYSVHTRLDAPGALVNKYKAKFDKKYGAGKAEALYGPQNKRHEANHLDNPYLAAMIERIDNGVGLIMETLKKEGIDKNTIVFFFSDNGGVWKLGNNGILRAGKSWLYEGGVRENLLARWPGVIRPNTVVNTRVMATDFYPTFLELAKTKKKKDILLDGKSILPLLKGKSLQEPREPFYWHYPSETGRWVPRMCSAVRDGDYKLLYFYKANRTELYNLKDDPSEQKDIAKENPEKTTALKRKLDQWLKDVNAEMPDVSGAKPQL comes from the coding sequence ATGAAAAAGGCAAAATGGTTTGTTTTGATTTTAGCAGGCCTGTGGGCAACGATTACTGAAGCGCAGCGGCAACCCAACATTATTTTTATACTGGCTGATGACCTCGGTTCATCGGAATTAGGCAGCTATGGAAATACCTTCAATGAAACCCCGAATCTGGATAAACTGGCAGGTGAAGGGGCAAAGTTTACGCAGGCCTATTCTGCTGCCCCAATATGCTCCCCATCCCGCGCGGCCATTATGACGGGTCAATACCCGGCACGAATACGTATTACAGATTTTTTAGATGATAATGCGCCGCGGTATCTCGATCCCTCAAAATATTTCACCATCAACCGGGCATTGACGGCCGCCGGTTACCATACCGGCATCATCGGCAAATGGCACTTAGATACGCGCTTTAAAGATCCAATTGGCAACCCGAAGCAACATGGTTTTGATGAAGTGATCGGCTCCGAAACAAAATACATCGCCGACGGGGATTATTTTTACCCTTATGATAAAATAAGCACTTTTGATACAGGTGCCGAAGGCGAATACCTTACGGACAGGCAAAGCAGTGAGGCGGCCAGCTTTATTCAACGCAATAAAAAGGCTCCTTTCTTCCTGTACCTGACCTTTTATAGTGTGCACACCCGGCTGGATGCGCCCGGGGCCCTGGTAAATAAGTACAAGGCCAAGTTCGACAAAAAGTATGGAGCGGGAAAAGCGGAGGCTTTATATGGCCCGCAAAATAAACGACATGAGGCGAACCACCTGGACAATCCGTACCTGGCCGCCATGATTGAGCGGATTGATAATGGGGTGGGACTTATAATGGAAACACTAAAAAAAGAAGGCATTGATAAAAATACGATTGTATTCTTTTTTTCAGATAACGGCGGGGTGTGGAAGCTGGGCAATAACGGGATTTTACGCGCCGGAAAATCCTGGTTGTATGAAGGGGGTGTCCGGGAAAATTTATTGGCAAGATGGCCCGGTGTTATTAGACCCAATACGGTTGTGAATACACGGGTGATGGCAACTGATTTTTACCCTACCTTCCTGGAGTTGGCTAAGACTAAAAAGAAAAAAGATATACTGCTGGATGGCAAAAGTATCCTGCCTTTGCTGAAAGGGAAATCCCTGCAAGAGCCCCGGGAGCCTTTTTACTGGCATTATCCTTCTGAAACCGGCAGATGGGTGCCCCGCATGTGCAGTGCTGTTCGGGATGGCGATTATAAATTATTGTATTTCTATAAAGCCAACCGCACAGAGTTGTATAACTTAAAAGATGATCCGTCGGAGCAGAAAGATATTGCAAAAGAAAATCCTGAAAAAACAACAGCACTGAAAAGAAAGCTGGATCAGTGGTTAAAAGATGTAAATGCGGAAATGCCCGATGTAAGCGGGGCTAAACCACAGTTGTAA
- a CDS encoding DUF4249 domain-containing protein translates to MKRFKRNLLLLIVLGAMSAGCQKVIHLSIEGVAKKYVIEATVADNTDFYNVIISQTLNIADSNLFRGVPNALVTISEDGKTPVPLADKGNGIYHANVSGRPGHTYNLVVKVDGQVFTASSTMPVKVPLDSVYINERPFLGRMQKIAAVAFTDPPGEGNAYRFTQYVNDRKEITIFVTNDKLFDGRSVSYELLVFSSDEESDLKTGDHLKVEMRCISMDNYMYWYSLSQSALGQNQSASPGNPVTNITGGALGHFSANTYATKTIIVR, encoded by the coding sequence ATGAAACGATTCAAAAGAAACTTGTTACTGCTGATCGTTTTAGGGGCAATGAGTGCAGGCTGCCAAAAAGTTATTCATCTTTCTATTGAGGGCGTTGCTAAAAAATATGTTATCGAAGCAACGGTTGCTGATAATACTGATTTCTACAATGTCATTATTTCACAAACGCTCAATATTGCAGATTCCAATCTTTTTAGGGGCGTCCCTAATGCGTTGGTAACGATTAGCGAAGACGGCAAGACCCCCGTACCGCTTGCGGATAAAGGGAATGGGATCTATCATGCCAATGTAAGCGGCCGCCCGGGGCATACGTATAATCTTGTGGTTAAGGTTGACGGACAGGTATTTACGGCAAGTTCCACCATGCCTGTAAAAGTTCCGCTGGATTCCGTTTATATCAATGAGCGGCCGTTTTTGGGACGCATGCAAAAAATTGCGGCAGTTGCTTTTACTGACCCTCCGGGGGAAGGCAATGCCTATCGCTTTACGCAATATGTGAACGACCGGAAAGAAATTACCATTTTTGTAACCAATGATAAGCTGTTTGACGGCCGGAGCGTATCCTACGAACTGCTGGTTTTTTCCAGTGACGAGGAGTCGGATCTGAAAACCGGCGATCATCTGAAAGTGGAGATGCGCTGCATCAGTATGGATAATTATATGTATTGGTACAGCCTTTCGCAAAGCGCATTAGGGCAGAACCAAAGCGCATCCCCGGGCAACCCTGTTACGAATATAACGGGAGGGGCGCTGGGCCATTTCAGCGCAAACACCTATGCCACCAAAACAATAATTGTACGTTAA
- a CDS encoding TylF/MycF/NovP-related O-methyltransferase produces the protein MTLSKRLFRFVSGILADRDIYLTRSLTYRKKERLLPLNLDYIRYSTLELCAEEILSRHLDGNIAEVGVFKGDFAKRLNRLFPDKKLYLFDTFEGFNTADIAADRSRGFSAGDQNFSETSIPLVKAKMIHPENCIFKKGFFPDTAKDVEDTFCFVSLDTDLYAPIYEGLQFFYPRLVSGGYIFVHDFNNEQYKGARQAVIQFCNEQQLSYTPLPDSGGTAILTK, from the coding sequence ATGACACTATCAAAAAGACTATTCCGGTTTGTATCAGGCATTTTAGCAGACAGGGATATTTATTTGACCCGTTCTTTAACCTACCGAAAGAAAGAGCGCTTGCTTCCCCTTAATCTGGATTATATCCGTTATTCCACATTGGAACTTTGTGCTGAAGAGATCCTTAGCCGGCACCTGGATGGAAATATTGCAGAGGTGGGTGTTTTTAAAGGTGATTTTGCCAAAAGGTTGAACCGGTTATTTCCCGATAAAAAGCTATATCTCTTTGATACTTTTGAAGGATTCAATACTGCCGATATTGCCGCAGACCGCTCCCGCGGGTTCTCCGCCGGTGATCAGAATTTCTCGGAAACAAGCATACCCCTGGTAAAGGCGAAAATGATACACCCGGAAAACTGCATTTTTAAAAAAGGATTTTTCCCTGATACCGCAAAGGATGTAGAAGATACTTTTTGTTTTGTAAGCCTGGATACAGATCTGTATGCCCCGATATATGAAGGGCTTCAATTCTTTTATCCCCGGTTGGTGAGCGGTGGTTATATTTTTGTTCATGACTTTAACAATGAACAATACAAAGGCGCCCGGCAAGCGGTCATCCAGTTCTGTAACGAGCAGCAGCTCTCTTATACGCCACTTCCCGACAGCGGAGGTACCGCTATCCTGACTAAATAA
- a CDS encoding glycoside hydrolase family 43 protein, with product MKPIIPVIFFLLFLQSATAQNAPVVSHNPLPVQLGDPFVLHVQGDKYYMYGTGGGAKKGFSAYSSNDLVNWKPEGQVYFGDNKNGWGIDSYWAPEVFERNGKFYMFYSAQWKDNPRKELENFKIGVAVADRPTGPFTDLYARPIFDPGYPIIDADVLFEPNGKVYLYYSRCCYKHPVKSEIADWARKKGWFKEIEESWVYGVELKPDFSGVTGAPVLLLRPPVKMSDRQSEWESRSVTSKEVNRRWTEGSLIFKHGALYYMMYSANYFGGKNYAVGYATSKSPLGPFTKAANNPVLQKNIEQGGIVTGTGHNSITFSPDGKQMYCVYHGRTSKTGDERVVFIDPMTIDKNGVLRVAGPTTRQNKDASGK from the coding sequence ATGAAACCAATAATCCCGGTAATCTTTTTTTTACTCTTTCTGCAGTCTGCAACAGCTCAGAACGCTCCTGTTGTTTCGCATAACCCGCTGCCGGTACAGTTAGGGGACCCCTTTGTACTACATGTACAAGGAGATAAATATTATATGTATGGAACCGGTGGCGGAGCAAAAAAAGGATTTAGTGCCTACTCCTCCAATGATCTGGTAAACTGGAAGCCGGAAGGACAGGTTTATTTTGGCGACAATAAAAACGGCTGGGGTATTGATTCGTACTGGGCGCCGGAGGTATTCGAGCGCAACGGCAAATTCTATATGTTCTACAGTGCGCAATGGAAAGACAATCCCCGCAAGGAGCTGGAAAACTTTAAAATAGGGGTGGCGGTTGCCGATCGGCCTACAGGCCCTTTTACCGATCTTTATGCCCGGCCGATCTTTGATCCAGGGTACCCCATTATTGACGCCGATGTTTTATTTGAGCCCAATGGGAAGGTATACCTCTATTACTCCCGCTGTTGTTATAAGCACCCGGTTAAAAGCGAAATAGCAGACTGGGCGCGCAAAAAAGGCTGGTTTAAGGAGATCGAAGAAAGCTGGGTGTATGGCGTTGAATTAAAACCGGATTTTAGTGGCGTTACCGGCGCACCCGTTCTCTTACTGCGTCCCCCGGTAAAAATGAGCGACCGGCAATCGGAATGGGAAAGCCGTTCGGTGACCTCGAAAGAAGTAAACCGGCGCTGGACCGAAGGCTCATTGATCTTTAAGCACGGCGCTCTTTATTATATGATGTATTCCGCCAATTATTTCGGCGGAAAGAATTATGCAGTGGGTTATGCCACTTCCAAAAGCCCGTTAGGTCCGTTTACAAAGGCCGCCAACAACCCGGTACTGCAAAAAAATATCGAACAGGGCGGTATCGTTACCGGAACCGGTCATAACAGCATTACCTTCTCTCCAGACGGCAAACAGATGTATTGCGTGTACCACGGGCGTACCAGCAAAACCGGGGATGAGCGGGTGGTATTTATTGACCCGATGACCATTGACAAAAACGGGGTACTGCGCGTAGCAGGGCCTACGACAAGGCAAAACAAAGATGCATCGGGAAAATAA